In one window of bacterium DNA:
- a CDS encoding HEPN domain-containing protein, with the protein MSDEAISLARWRLESAKARLAEARNSLKTRGYPGAINRAYYAIFTALRALLALKRIDSKTHQAAFLLFQKHYVKTGLFPRELAELAKRAKGIREAADYDDYIEVAADDARREMNAAAKFIAAVEKLMEAGKDVEREGGKKTKR; encoded by the coding sequence GTGAGCGATGAAGCAATAAGTTTAGCTCGGTGGCGACTCGAATCCGCTAAAGCGCGTTTGGCCGAAGCCCGCAATTCATTAAAGACCCGCGGTTACCCCGGCGCGATTAATAGAGCTTATTACGCGATTTTTACAGCCTTACGTGCCCTTCTCGCTTTGAAACGGATTGATAGTAAGACTCACCAGGCTGCATTCCTTTTGTTCCAGAAACATTACGTTAAGACGGGTTTATTCCCGAGGGAACTGGCCGAGTTAGCTAAGAGGGCGAAGGGAATTCGCGAAGCGGCCGATTACGACGATTATATCGAGGTTGCGGCGGACGACGCCCGGCGCGAAATGAACGCCGCGGCCAAGTTCATCGCCGCTGTGGAGAAGTTGATGGAAGCCGGCAAGGATGTTGAACGAGAAGGCGGAAAGAAAACGAAAAGGTAA